One stretch of Cryomorphaceae bacterium 1068 DNA includes these proteins:
- a CDS encoding T9SS type A sorting domain-containing protein, with amino-acid sequence MTTMIRAASLSFFLFFTCFISNAQSNDLIDLEFGTVNHFDVATWNIEWFPKNGETTIEYVVEIIEELELDVIAIQEIDEPEQFEYLLSLLQGYDGYYQDGEYARLGFIYNTQSVTVNEQYEIFDNGSYGNPFPRPPLVMELTFMGEHDFVVINNHFKCCGNTILDPDDFWDEETRRAYASELLKDYMDFHFGEENLIMLGDLNDLLTDAPQNNVFQVYIDDPTNYRFADMDIAMASPSQWSYPSWPSHLDHILVSDELFAALEDPESQITTIQIDDLFPGGFNGYDSNVSDHLPVGFGFDPSTTTLSDGLNNSDANIFSVYPNPSKGLVQVSSKGSSPIEAIRVFDQMGRMVFANTNQGSAKNSSFDLSQLPAGIYSISLTTASGDTATKKLVLSR; translated from the coding sequence ATGACTACTATGATACGTGCTGCAAGCCTCAGTTTCTTTTTATTTTTTACTTGTTTCATTTCCAATGCTCAATCCAATGACTTGATTGACTTGGAGTTTGGAACGGTAAACCATTTTGATGTTGCCACCTGGAATATTGAATGGTTTCCAAAAAACGGAGAAACGACCATTGAATATGTGGTTGAAATCATCGAAGAGCTCGAATTAGACGTCATCGCCATTCAGGAAATAGATGAGCCGGAACAATTTGAATATCTCCTGAGTCTTCTGCAAGGTTACGACGGCTATTACCAAGACGGTGAATACGCCCGACTAGGATTTATATACAACACCCAATCCGTAACGGTAAACGAGCAATACGAGATTTTCGATAACGGTAGCTATGGCAATCCATTTCCTCGCCCACCTTTGGTCATGGAATTGACGTTTATGGGTGAGCATGATTTTGTGGTTATCAATAATCACTTTAAATGTTGCGGCAATACAATTTTGGATCCCGATGATTTTTGGGACGAAGAAACCCGAAGAGCTTATGCTTCGGAATTGCTTAAGGATTATATGGACTTCCATTTTGGTGAGGAAAACCTAATAATGTTAGGTGACTTGAATGATCTCTTGACCGATGCACCGCAAAACAATGTTTTTCAGGTATACATTGATGATCCTACCAATTATCGCTTTGCAGATATGGATATAGCTATGGCTAGCCCATCTCAATGGTCTTACCCAAGCTGGCCTTCTCACCTCGATCATATTTTGGTAAGTGATGAACTCTTTGCTGCTTTGGAGGATCCCGAATCACAAATTACTACCATACAAATCGATGATTTATTTCCAGGCGGGTTCAATGGATATGACAGTAACGTTTCTGATCACCTGCCTGTTGGGTTTGGATTTGATCCCTCGACCACTACCCTTTCTGATGGTCTGAATAACTCAGATGCAAACATCTTTTCAGTTTACCCCAACCCCAGTAAAGGTTTAGTGCAGGTGAGCTCAAAAGGGTCATCGCCTATCGAAGCAATCCGCGTATTTGACCAAATGGGAAGAATGGTATTTGCAAACACGAATCAAGGTAGCGCCAAAAATAGCTCTTTTGATTTGAGCCAATTACCTGCAGGTATCTACAGCATTAGCCTGACTACTGCCTCAGGAGACACCGCTACAAAAAAGCTGGTACTCTCTCGCTAA
- the paaA gene encoding 1,2-phenylacetyl-CoA epoxidase subunit A, producing the protein MNLAEREELFQEKIDKGQKIEAKEWMPENYRKQLIRMISQHAHSEIVGMLPEGNWITRAPSLRRKAVLLAKVQDEAGHGLYLYSAAETLGVDRQTMIDQLLSGKAKYSSIFNYPTLSWADIGAIGWLVDGAAIVNQTMLARGSYGPYSRAMVRICKEESFHNRQGYEIIYQLANGTAEQKKMAQDALNRWWWPSIQMLGPSDAQSKNSAETMKWNIKVESNDTIRQRFIDRTVPQAEAAGLTIPDPDLKFNEETQHWEIGEIEWEEFFQVIKGNGPCNHKRMEARKKAEGEGKWVRDAMKAYAEKQKARKSTAA; encoded by the coding sequence ATGAATTTAGCAGAACGCGAAGAATTGTTTCAAGAGAAGATCGACAAAGGGCAGAAGATTGAAGCAAAAGAGTGGATGCCCGAAAACTACCGAAAGCAACTTATCCGGATGATTTCCCAGCACGCCCACAGTGAGATTGTGGGGATGCTCCCTGAAGGAAACTGGATAACACGCGCCCCAAGCCTTCGCCGAAAGGCAGTACTACTGGCCAAGGTCCAAGACGAAGCCGGTCATGGCCTCTACCTATACAGTGCCGCTGAAACGTTGGGAGTGGATCGTCAAACAATGATCGATCAATTGCTCTCGGGAAAAGCAAAGTACTCCAGTATTTTCAACTACCCCACCCTTTCCTGGGCCGACATTGGCGCCATCGGTTGGTTGGTAGACGGAGCAGCCATTGTAAACCAGACCATGCTTGCACGAGGTTCCTACGGACCCTACTCGCGTGCGATGGTTCGTATCTGCAAAGAAGAAAGTTTCCACAACAGACAAGGGTATGAAATCATATACCAACTGGCCAATGGAACAGCAGAGCAGAAAAAAATGGCTCAAGACGCCTTGAACCGCTGGTGGTGGCCTTCCATTCAAATGCTGGGTCCATCTGATGCACAGTCGAAAAACAGCGCCGAAACCATGAAGTGGAACATTAAAGTGGAGAGCAATGACACCATTCGTCAGCGCTTCATTGATCGCACGGTTCCACAGGCAGAAGCCGCAGGTTTGACTATTCCCGATCCAGATTTGAAATTCAATGAGGAAACACAACACTGGGAAATAGGAGAAATCGAATGGGAAGAATTTTTCCAAGTAATAAAAGGAAATGGCCCTTGCAACCACAAAAGAATGGAAGCCAGAAAAAAGGCAGAAGGAGAAGGTAAGTGGGTGAGAGATGCCATGAAAGCTTATGCTGAAAAACAAAAAGCACGCAAATCAACTGCGGCTTAA
- the paaB gene encoding 1,2-phenylacetyl-CoA epoxidase subunit B translates to MSEEQTNQSEQGILWEVFIQSKPGIPHKHAGSVHAHDAEMALKAARDVYTRRREGVSLWVVPSNMIHATTEEEAESFFDPADDKAYRHPTFYTIPEGVKYL, encoded by the coding sequence ATGTCTGAAGAACAAACGAATCAAAGCGAACAAGGCATCCTTTGGGAAGTCTTTATTCAATCAAAACCGGGAATACCACACAAGCACGCAGGAAGCGTTCATGCGCACGATGCAGAAATGGCATTGAAAGCAGCTCGAGACGTCTACACACGTAGAAGAGAAGGCGTCAGCCTTTGGGTAGTTCCTTCCAACATGATTCACGCCACGACTGAAGAAGAGGCGGAATCATTCTTTGATCCTGCCGATGACAAAGCCTATCGACATCCTACTTTCTACACCATTCCTGAAGGAGTGAAATATTTGTAA
- the paaC gene encoding phenylacetate-CoA oxygenase subunit PaaC, protein MTKEEALYEYLIRLGDNALILGQRLGEWCGHAHQLESDIAMTNVSLDLIGQARMLLTEAGVVEGKGRTEDDLAFHRNEFDFRNNLLVEMANGDFAQTITRQFFFDGFYYHLLQALKTSKSEFLQAFALKSIKEVTYHRELSADFVVRLGDGTEVSHDKMQNAVDLLWEYTGELFEMTEADEILMAEGMVPDLNEIKALWEKDMIAALEKATLSIPDTKGYMASGSRKGNHTEYLGYILAEMQYYPRMMPDAKW, encoded by the coding sequence ATGACTAAAGAAGAAGCTTTATACGAATACCTGATCCGATTGGGCGACAACGCCCTGATTTTGGGTCAGCGCTTGGGAGAATGGTGCGGACACGCTCACCAATTGGAAAGCGATATAGCCATGACCAATGTTTCATTGGATTTAATCGGACAAGCGCGAATGCTGCTCACCGAAGCGGGAGTTGTAGAAGGAAAAGGCAGAACGGAAGATGATCTCGCTTTTCACAGAAATGAGTTTGATTTCAGAAACAACCTTTTGGTAGAAATGGCGAATGGCGATTTCGCACAAACTATCACTCGGCAGTTCTTTTTTGATGGGTTCTACTATCACCTGCTGCAGGCTCTAAAGACAAGCAAAAGCGAATTCCTGCAAGCCTTTGCTCTGAAGAGCATTAAAGAAGTGACGTATCATCGGGAGCTGAGCGCCGACTTTGTGGTAAGACTTGGAGACGGCACGGAAGTAAGTCATGATAAAATGCAAAATGCCGTTGACCTCTTGTGGGAATACACAGGTGAGCTATTTGAAATGACAGAAGCTGACGAGATTCTGATGGCGGAAGGAATGGTTCCCGACCTGAATGAAATAAAAGCGCTTTGGGAAAAAGACATGATTGCCGCATTAGAAAAGGCGACACTGTCTATTCCCGACACCAAAGGATATATGGCTTCCGGAAGTCGGAAAGGAAATCACACAGAATACTTGGGGTACATCTTGGCAGAAATGCAATACTACCCACGAATGATGCCCGACGCAAAGTGGTAA
- the paaJ gene encoding phenylacetate-CoA oxygenase subunit PaaJ, with protein MPVERTIENIYTLLEDVKDPEIPVLSVRDLGILRDVTISPEGKVAVTITPTYSGCPAMDTIEREVKEKLIGEGLDVEVITKISPAWTTDWMTEEGRQKLEDYGIAPPAETTADKASLFAKAKVVRCPRCKSEETSLISQFGSTACKALYRCDDCLETFDYFKCI; from the coding sequence ATGCCAGTTGAACGAACCATAGAAAATATCTACACACTTCTAGAAGATGTGAAAGATCCTGAAATTCCCGTTCTTTCAGTTCGAGATTTAGGAATACTTAGAGATGTTACCATTTCTCCGGAAGGCAAAGTAGCCGTGACCATTACTCCTACTTATTCAGGTTGTCCGGCCATGGATACAATCGAAAGAGAAGTCAAGGAAAAACTGATCGGAGAAGGACTTGATGTGGAAGTCATTACCAAGATTTCGCCCGCTTGGACTACAGACTGGATGACGGAAGAAGGGCGACAAAAGCTTGAAGATTATGGCATCGCACCCCCTGCGGAAACTACTGCGGATAAAGCGTCTTTATTCGCTAAAGCAAAAGTAGTGCGCTGTCCGCGCTGCAAAAGCGAAGAAACGTCATTGATTTCTCAGTTTGGAAGTACGGCGTGTAAGGCGCTTTATCGCTGCGATGATTGCTTAGAGACTTTCGACTATTTCAAGTGTATTTAA
- a CDS encoding alpha/beta hydrolase — translation MLPKKVIALLTLVFVSGLMSGCSSDWKIAEGSVPASESFDKYIDGSPISVESNHKYYSNIPYGNEERNVLDLWVSESDEQRPLIVYIHGGGFQGGDKSSAWNQPSKYGIGPEQINDFLEQGFSFASINYRLLQKTDKEGVLKCLNDSKRAIQFLRYHSSELNINAESIGLVGTSAGAGTALWIGFHDEMAEAGSDDPVTQQSSRVQAIAAQETQSTYDILRWSEDVFPNGIFTMDKIRGTALGNRLMVFYGVDDFNQLESDQIVKYRKEVDMLSMVDSGDPPVYILNKKDFKPDNGNRVGNLLHSPYHAVALRKVLTEAGVSRQIFIPAEGNKPNQSAADFLIEQLSAK, via the coding sequence ATGCTCCCTAAAAAAGTAATCGCTCTGCTCACTTTGGTTTTCGTGAGTGGCCTAATGTCGGGATGTTCATCAGATTGGAAAATTGCTGAAGGTTCTGTTCCTGCAAGTGAATCGTTTGATAAATACATTGACGGAAGTCCTATTTCTGTTGAGTCAAACCATAAGTATTATTCAAACATTCCTTACGGAAATGAGGAGCGAAATGTGTTGGATTTGTGGGTGTCTGAATCAGATGAGCAGAGACCCTTGATTGTCTATATTCATGGAGGGGGATTCCAAGGCGGCGATAAAAGTTCTGCTTGGAACCAACCTTCGAAATATGGGATTGGCCCCGAACAGATCAACGACTTTCTGGAACAAGGCTTCTCTTTTGCTTCGATTAATTATCGCCTCCTCCAGAAGACAGATAAGGAGGGAGTTCTGAAATGCCTGAACGACAGCAAACGAGCCATTCAATTTTTACGGTATCATTCTTCCGAGTTGAATATTAATGCTGAATCAATTGGGTTGGTCGGAACATCGGCGGGAGCTGGAACGGCTTTGTGGATTGGCTTTCATGATGAAATGGCTGAAGCGGGAAGCGATGATCCCGTTACTCAACAATCGAGCCGAGTACAGGCTATAGCAGCGCAAGAAACCCAGAGCACTTATGATATCTTGAGATGGTCGGAAGATGTTTTTCCGAATGGAATATTCACAATGGATAAAATCAGAGGAACAGCTTTGGGAAATCGATTGATGGTGTTTTACGGCGTTGACGATTTTAATCAACTGGAAAGTGACCAAATTGTGAAATACCGAAAAGAGGTGGACATGCTTTCAATGGTCGATTCCGGAGATCCTCCTGTTTACATCTTGAACAAGAAAGACTTCAAGCCCGACAATGGAAATCGAGTGGGGAATCTACTTCACTCGCCTTATCATGCGGTAGCTCTCAGAAAGGTTCTGACAGAAGCGGGCGTATCTCGTCAGATATTTATCCCTGCGGAAGGCAATAAACCGAATCAATCAGCCGCTGATTTTCTTATTGAGCAGTTATCTGCAAAGTGA
- the mltF gene encoding membrane-bound lytic murein transglycosylase MltF, with product MRQPRVFSLFFFLVLAILVLGCTEKVDSSKTENKKHSSKKPVADLSEIKNRGVLRAMTTYSATSYFLYRGEPMGYEYELLERFADYLEVDLEIVVSDNIDSMFYHLNNGEIDLIAHGLTITQERKEDVSFSDYLYLVNQVLVQRKPENWRKMRWSRIERDLIKDPIELIEDTVSVRKNTSYFARIKNLSDEIGGEIHIDTLPGRLSTDEIIQMVVNGDIEYTIADNNIAAINASYYPILDITVPISFSQRIAWAVDKNSDELLTSMNEWIGEMKKETDYYVIYDKYFKNKRDFRRRVKSEFYSINNNRISEYDPLIQKYANEIGWDWRLLASLVYQESRFKPEASSWAEAEGLMQIMPSTAEELGIDDRSDPEQSISGGTRYLYQLYSNFEEVPDSLERIKFTMASFNAGLGHVEDARRLAEKRGLNPNVWERNVAEMILALSYPKSFNDPVVRHGYLRGIEPYTYISQIMERYRHYVQFINQDVESSLAFIE from the coding sequence ATGAGACAACCGCGGGTATTTTCTCTTTTCTTTTTTTTAGTTCTCGCTATACTCGTCTTAGGGTGCACCGAAAAGGTAGATTCTTCAAAGACCGAAAATAAAAAGCACTCTTCTAAGAAGCCTGTTGCTGATTTGTCTGAGATTAAGAATCGCGGCGTGCTGAGAGCAATGACTACTTATAGCGCGACCAGTTATTTCCTATACCGAGGAGAGCCAATGGGATATGAGTATGAGCTTCTGGAGCGATTTGCCGACTACTTGGAGGTGGACTTGGAAATCGTGGTAAGTGACAATATTGACTCGATGTTTTACCATCTTAACAATGGTGAGATAGATCTGATAGCTCACGGACTCACGATTACTCAAGAACGGAAGGAAGATGTGAGCTTTAGCGATTACCTCTATTTGGTGAATCAAGTCTTGGTTCAGCGAAAGCCCGAAAACTGGCGAAAAATGAGGTGGAGCAGAATCGAACGTGATTTGATCAAAGATCCGATAGAATTGATTGAAGATACCGTTTCAGTTAGAAAAAACACCTCCTATTTCGCTCGAATTAAAAATCTATCAGATGAGATTGGTGGAGAGATTCACATTGACACATTGCCGGGAAGACTATCTACGGATGAAATAATTCAGATGGTCGTAAACGGGGACATTGAATATACCATTGCAGACAATAACATCGCGGCTATAAATGCATCATATTACCCCATCCTCGATATCACTGTACCTATAAGCTTTTCACAACGAATTGCTTGGGCTGTCGATAAAAATTCGGATGAGTTATTGACCTCTATGAATGAATGGATCGGTGAAATGAAAAAAGAAACCGACTACTACGTGATCTACGACAAGTATTTCAAGAATAAGCGAGATTTCCGGCGACGGGTGAAGAGCGAGTTTTACAGCATCAATAACAACCGAATCAGCGAGTACGATCCTTTAATTCAAAAGTATGCAAACGAGATAGGTTGGGACTGGAGGCTACTGGCTTCACTGGTCTACCAAGAATCCAGATTTAAACCCGAAGCATCCTCATGGGCTGAAGCTGAAGGATTGATGCAAATCATGCCTTCCACAGCGGAAGAATTGGGAATAGACGATCGATCAGATCCTGAGCAAAGTATAAGTGGAGGTACGAGGTATTTGTACCAGCTGTATTCAAATTTTGAAGAAGTGCCTGATTCTTTGGAGCGAATCAAGTTTACAATGGCTTCATTTAATGCAGGTTTGGGCCATGTGGAAGATGCAAGAAGATTGGCCGAGAAAAGGGGTTTAAACCCGAATGTTTGGGAACGAAATGTGGCAGAGATGATTCTCGCCTTGAGTTACCCTAAAAGTTTCAATGATCCCGTTGTGAGGCACGGTTATTTGCGAGGTATTGAACCGTATACCTATATTTCTCAGATAATGGAGCGCTATAGGCATTACGTCCAATTCATTAATCAAGACGTGGAAAGTTCTCTTGCCTTCATTGAATAA
- a CDS encoding nucleoid-associated protein produces MDIQRITVHQVGNKYKEEELTLSDKVLDVSEEALESLTVYFTKPFGERDFHRLSHVNELEMNEVYQYVTKIFENSDSLQEQSVKLAKHLYDISEHPKIKSGEFYVVYFTNCQVEGNVIDAVGLFKSESKDKFIKVKRHAGSFVIESQEGVNINKLDKGCMIYNMEREEGYVVSVVDNTNKNTEARYWMDDFLQLKERKDEFHQTKNAMDLCQNFIKEGMNREFEVSKAEQAELLANSMKFFKTNDNFNVNNFSEEVIAQPEVIEEFNSFRNKAAEERGLSFEDDFDISPRAVKKSTKNFKSIIKLDKNFHIYVHGNPNLITRDEDENGKFYKVYFREES; encoded by the coding sequence ATGGACATTCAAAGAATCACCGTTCACCAAGTCGGCAATAAGTACAAAGAAGAAGAACTTACCCTTTCGGATAAGGTACTTGATGTTTCAGAAGAAGCACTGGAAAGTTTAACAGTATATTTCACTAAGCCTTTCGGCGAAAGGGATTTTCACCGTTTGAGTCATGTGAATGAGCTGGAGATGAATGAGGTTTACCAATACGTTACGAAGATATTTGAGAACTCCGATTCGCTTCAAGAACAATCGGTAAAGCTCGCAAAGCATCTCTATGATATCAGTGAACACCCCAAGATAAAGAGCGGCGAATTCTACGTGGTTTACTTTACGAATTGCCAAGTAGAAGGTAATGTAATAGACGCTGTAGGCCTTTTCAAATCAGAGAGCAAGGACAAGTTTATCAAAGTAAAAAGACATGCGGGTAGTTTTGTGATCGAGAGCCAAGAAGGCGTGAATATCAATAAGCTCGACAAAGGCTGCATGATCTACAATATGGAGCGCGAAGAGGGATATGTCGTTTCGGTGGTAGACAATACCAATAAAAACACGGAAGCTCGATACTGGATGGATGATTTCTTACAACTCAAAGAGCGAAAAGATGAGTTCCACCAGACCAAGAATGCGATGGATCTCTGCCAGAACTTCATCAAGGAAGGAATGAATCGGGAGTTTGAAGTTTCAAAGGCCGAACAAGCAGAACTACTCGCCAACTCGATGAAATTCTTCAAGACGAACGACAATTTCAACGTGAACAATTTCAGCGAAGAAGTGATCGCTCAGCCCGAGGTGATCGAAGAGTTTAACTCCTTTAGAAACAAAGCAGCTGAAGAAAGAGGACTCAGCTTTGAAGATGATTTTGATATTTCGCCACGTGCGGTTAAAAAGTCAACGAAGAACTTCAAGAGTATCATCAAACTCGACAAGAACTTCCACATTTACGTTCACGGAAATCCGAACCTAATTACCCGAGATGAGGATGAAAACGGGAAGTTTTACAAGGTCTACTTCAGGGAAGAGAGCTGA
- a CDS encoding Tex family protein has translation MNATVISKTLNLAERNVARTLTLLEGGATIPFISRYRKEMTGGLDEVQIEAIQKSNSQLVEFEKRKKTILEAIADQGKLTDELKESIARARDLNALEDIYLPFKQKRKTKASEAREKGLEVLAAVIMKQDVNDVESTARRFVKGQVKNTEEALEGARYIMAEWMNERPRARNAIRILFAKKAEIRSKLIKGREEEAQKYRDYFAFSELLRRIPGHRLLAIRRAETEGFLRVSIEPSKEEAMESLERIFVKGTSESSAQVALAVKDAYKRLIKPSIETEFKNNSKEKADDEAIRIFVENLRQLLLTPPVGQKRTLGIDPGFKSGCKTVCLDEQGTLLHNENIYPHPPQNDKAKAAAKIGQLVESYRIDAIAIGNGTAGRETEDFIKSRVRFRKDVEVYVVNEAGASIYSASSVARKEFPDYDVTVRGAVSIGRRLMDPLAELVKIDPKSIGVGQYQHDVDQNKLKEALDRTVESVVNRVGVELNTASEHLLAYVSGLGPKLAENIIEYRSQNGAFSSRTDLKNVKGMGPKAFEQAAGFLRIGDAKNPLDNSAVHPESYHVVKRIAKDLGQPVSALVGAREVLNSLDPKKYTDEKAGLPTVTSIIEELGKIGRDPRGKPKMFQFDPRLRKIEDLEVGMKVPGIVTNIAKFGAFVDVGVKQDGLIHVSQMADRFISDPNEIVKLQQQLEVKVVEVDVKRKRIQLSLKF, from the coding sequence ATGAATGCTACCGTGATTTCTAAAACGCTCAACTTAGCTGAGCGAAACGTTGCCAGAACACTTACTTTATTGGAAGGTGGTGCGACCATTCCTTTTATTTCGCGGTACCGAAAGGAAATGACGGGAGGGCTGGATGAAGTTCAAATCGAAGCCATTCAGAAATCAAACAGCCAATTGGTCGAGTTTGAGAAGCGCAAGAAAACCATCCTTGAAGCTATTGCGGATCAAGGAAAACTCACCGATGAATTAAAGGAGAGTATTGCCCGAGCAAGAGATCTGAATGCGCTCGAAGATATCTACCTTCCCTTTAAGCAAAAGCGAAAAACCAAGGCCAGCGAAGCGAGGGAAAAGGGACTTGAAGTCTTAGCTGCCGTTATCATGAAGCAGGATGTCAATGACGTTGAATCGACGGCTAGGCGTTTCGTCAAAGGCCAAGTGAAGAATACCGAAGAAGCGCTGGAAGGAGCGCGCTACATCATGGCTGAGTGGATGAACGAGCGCCCGCGAGCCAGAAACGCTATTAGAATTCTATTTGCCAAAAAGGCTGAGATCAGATCAAAGTTGATTAAGGGTAGAGAAGAAGAGGCTCAGAAGTACCGAGACTATTTTGCTTTCTCTGAATTGTTGAGACGCATTCCTGGCCATAGATTGCTGGCCATACGTCGGGCCGAGACCGAGGGCTTCTTACGCGTCTCGATCGAGCCATCAAAAGAGGAAGCAATGGAATCGCTTGAACGAATTTTCGTAAAAGGGACGAGTGAGTCTTCCGCTCAGGTAGCCTTGGCTGTGAAAGATGCCTACAAGCGACTGATCAAGCCGTCAATCGAAACCGAGTTCAAAAATAACAGTAAGGAAAAAGCGGATGACGAGGCCATTCGAATATTTGTCGAGAACCTGCGCCAGCTTCTGCTAACGCCACCAGTAGGGCAGAAGCGAACCTTGGGAATTGATCCTGGATTTAAAAGTGGCTGCAAGACGGTATGCCTCGATGAGCAAGGAACACTGCTTCACAACGAAAACATTTATCCCCATCCACCGCAAAACGATAAGGCAAAGGCCGCAGCTAAGATTGGTCAATTGGTAGAATCTTATCGAATCGACGCTATCGCCATTGGCAACGGTACGGCTGGGAGAGAAACGGAGGACTTCATCAAGAGTCGGGTGCGATTTCGGAAGGATGTAGAAGTGTATGTAGTCAATGAGGCAGGTGCTTCCATCTATTCAGCCTCTTCGGTGGCGCGGAAGGAGTTTCCCGATTACGACGTAACGGTTAGAGGTGCGGTGAGTATTGGAAGGAGATTGATGGATCCTTTGGCCGAATTGGTGAAGATTGACCCAAAGAGCATTGGCGTAGGTCAGTACCAGCACGATGTGGATCAGAATAAACTCAAGGAGGCGCTGGACAGAACAGTGGAAAGTGTGGTGAATCGGGTAGGAGTTGAGCTCAACACGGCCAGTGAGCATTTACTGGCTTATGTATCGGGGCTCGGGCCTAAGCTAGCCGAAAACATCATTGAGTATCGAAGTCAAAACGGTGCCTTTTCCAGTAGGACTGACTTGAAAAATGTGAAAGGAATGGGTCCAAAGGCATTTGAGCAAGCTGCGGGCTTTTTAAGAATAGGAGACGCGAAGAATCCGCTTGACAATTCCGCCGTGCATCCCGAGAGTTATCACGTAGTAAAACGAATCGCCAAGGATCTCGGTCAGCCCGTTTCCGCTTTGGTGGGAGCAAGGGAGGTGCTCAACAGCCTTGATCCGAAAAAATACACCGATGAGAAAGCAGGTCTTCCGACCGTTACCTCCATTATCGAAGAGCTCGGTAAAATAGGTCGAGACCCAAGGGGCAAGCCGAAGATGTTTCAGTTTGATCCGAGGTTGCGGAAGATTGAAGATCTGGAAGTTGGTATGAAAGTGCCCGGTATCGTTACCAACATCGCCAAGTTCGGCGCATTTGTGGATGTGGGTGTGAAGCAAGATGGGCTGATCCATGTGAGTCAAATGGCCGATCGATTTATCAGCGATCCGAATGAGATCGTCAAGCTGCAGCAGCAGCTTGAAGTGAAGGTGGTAGAAGTGGATGTGAAAAGGAAGAGGATTCAGTTGTCGCTAAAGTTTTAA
- a CDS encoding alpha/beta hydrolase-fold protein — MTFALTCLRSGFILFLSFLVLAVSAQSDNTVAIGERISINSEVLGEERFLWIHTPMGMAENSEIPVVYLLDGSAHFQSVSALVDYMAGNDLCPPMIVVGIENTDRSRDLSPTKADTTHPYSAGGRFATAGGGPAFMKFIETELFPYIESNYPTAPYRMFIGHSLGGLTTMDALLHYTDLFDAFISIDPSMWWSDQSLLKELEAQNKKGMYKGKSMYLGIANTLSRGTSIESAKADTSMDSGHIRAIIATDEFFKAHPENDLKYGSKYYPQEDHGSVPLITEYDAFRFIFDFYRFYPSEFNDSTLENFIVHNKVVSKNMGYDVTPSEVMINGMGYGYLQEEKFELAETAFLLNVKNYPKSGNVYDSLGDYYSAVGKNEKAIESFQKALDIEEAAHTREKLESLKNPE, encoded by the coding sequence ATGACCTTTGCTCTAACCTGTCTAAGAAGCGGTTTCATTTTATTTCTTTCGTTTTTGGTATTGGCTGTTTCGGCCCAGTCCGACAATACGGTGGCCATTGGGGAAAGGATTAGCATCAACTCAGAGGTACTCGGTGAAGAAAGATTCCTGTGGATTCACACACCAATGGGAATGGCTGAAAATTCAGAGATTCCCGTAGTCTATTTGCTAGATGGGTCTGCGCATTTTCAGTCGGTAAGCGCACTAGTAGATTATATGGCTGGCAATGATTTGTGTCCACCTATGATCGTTGTGGGAATAGAAAACACCGATAGAAGTAGAGATTTGAGTCCGACCAAGGCAGATACCACACATCCTTATTCAGCCGGTGGCCGTTTTGCTACAGCAGGTGGGGGGCCTGCTTTCATGAAGTTTATTGAGACAGAATTGTTTCCTTACATCGAAAGCAATTATCCTACAGCGCCTTATCGCATGTTTATTGGTCACTCATTGGGTGGCTTAACCACCATGGATGCATTGCTCCATTACACGGATCTGTTCGACGCATTTATTTCAATAGACCCGTCGATGTGGTGGAGTGATCAATCTCTTCTCAAGGAATTGGAAGCTCAAAACAAAAAGGGCATGTACAAGGGGAAGTCGATGTATTTGGGAATAGCCAATACCCTAAGTCGTGGAACTTCCATTGAATCTGCCAAGGCCGATACATCTATGGATAGCGGACACATTCGAGCGATTATCGCAACCGATGAATTCTTTAAAGCACACCCCGAGAATGACTTGAAGTATGGCAGTAAATACTATCCTCAAGAAGACCATGGATCAGTACCCTTGATCACTGAATACGATGCCTTTCGTTTCATCTTTGATTTTTATCGATTCTATCCGTCAGAATTTAATGATTCTACGCTTGAGAATTTCATCGTGCACAACAAGGTCGTTTCGAAAAACATGGGGTATGACGTAACGCCTTCCGAAGTAATGATAAACGGAATGGGATACGGTTACCTGCAGGAGGAGAAGTTTGAACTGGCTGAGACCGCGTTTCTTCTCAATGTAAAAAATTACCCGAAAAGCGGGAATGTATATGACTCATTAGGCGATTATTATTCGGCTGTCGGCAAAAATGAAAAGGCCATTGAAAGCTTTCAAAAAGCACTGGACATAGAAGAGGCAGCGCATACACGCGAAAAGCTTGAGAGCTTGAAAAATCCTGAGTGA